In the genome of Leptolyngbyaceae cyanobacterium, one region contains:
- a CDS encoding phosphorylase: MIDAILVPQGVEYKAVCQGLKKIEASSSANSIPSVFAIPIGVKPLSRYLENWLKSGELANIKQPKVLVMGLCGSLSSKYQVGDVVVYQNCMYESDEGLAIAQCDIALTEQIFNKLNPAVYCVSTLTSDRLIYSASQKRRLGDIYGAEVVDMEGFAAVNLLTKANIAVAILRVVSDDCKHNIPNLTSAFSSDGSLKPWPLAIAMLRNPIGAIRLIYGSLRGLQVLEKISTKILPQG; this comes from the coding sequence ATGATTGATGCTATCTTGGTTCCGCAAGGAGTAGAGTACAAGGCTGTTTGCCAAGGGTTAAAAAAAATAGAGGCATCATCTTCCGCCAATTCGATACCGTCAGTTTTTGCCATCCCGATCGGGGTTAAACCATTAAGTCGATATCTGGAAAATTGGCTAAAATCTGGGGAATTAGCAAATATAAAGCAGCCAAAGGTGTTGGTAATGGGTTTATGCGGTAGTCTCTCGTCAAAATATCAAGTGGGGGATGTCGTAGTTTACCAAAACTGTATGTACGAATCAGATGAAGGTTTGGCGATCGCACAATGCGATATTGCTCTTACAGAACAAATTTTTAACAAACTAAATCCCGCTGTTTATTGTGTCAGTACTTTAACTAGCGATCGCCTGATTTATTCAGCTTCCCAAAAACGCCGTTTAGGTGATATTTATGGTGCTGAAGTAGTTGACATGGAAGGATTCGCTGCTGTAAATCTATTGACTAAAGCAAATATCGCAGTAGCAATCTTAAGAGTAGTTAGCGATGATTGCAAACACAATATCCCCAATCTCACCAGTGCCTTTAGCTCTGATGGTTCACTCAAACCTTGGCCTTTAGCAATTGCTATGTTGCGAAATCCGATCGGTGCAATTCGCTTAATTTATGGTTCGCTTCGCGGATTGCAAGTATTAGAAAAAATCTCTACTAAAATCTTGCCACAAGGCTAA
- a CDS encoding glycosyltransferase — protein sequence MNYIWLGLAILSLIIWVVLLCFWGQFWQANQRLEVKETELEKWPYVCAVIPARNEADVLPATMRSLLTQVYPGAFQIILVDDNSTDNTGKIAQKVAEELNKSEQIKAIFGEPLPPGWSGKLWAMEQGIRYAENLNPLPEYFLLTDADIEHHNINLRQLVTKSQQEDLDLVSLMVLLRCESFWEKLLIPSFVFFFQKLYPFPWVNNPKNPTAAAAGGCILIRRQALNRVGGIEVVKQALIDDCSLAKAVKFPGKIWLGLTQETRSLRTYSTLSSIWDMVARTAFTQLNYSPFLLLGTLIGMTLVYIVPPVAAIAGALTGNWLIAVVGLFTWLLMAIAYFPTINLYKRSFLWSFCLPVIAFLYTLMTLDSAWRHWRGRGGAWKGRVYPVTINTRS from the coding sequence ATGAATTACATTTGGTTGGGATTGGCTATTTTATCTTTAATAATTTGGGTGGTACTATTATGTTTTTGGGGACAATTTTGGCAAGCCAACCAACGTTTAGAAGTGAAAGAGACAGAACTAGAAAAATGGCCATATGTTTGTGCGGTGATTCCCGCCAGAAATGAAGCTGATGTCTTGCCAGCGACAATGCGATCGCTACTTACCCAAGTATACCCCGGTGCTTTCCAAATCATCCTAGTTGACGACAACAGCACCGACAATACGGGAAAAATTGCCCAAAAAGTTGCTGAAGAATTAAATAAATCCGAGCAAATTAAAGCTATTTTTGGCGAACCGTTGCCACCGGGTTGGAGTGGTAAACTGTGGGCAATGGAACAAGGTATTCGTTACGCGGAAAATCTCAACCCACTACCAGAATATTTTTTACTAACCGATGCAGATATCGAACATCATAACATTAACTTGCGTCAATTAGTTACTAAATCACAACAAGAAGATTTAGATTTAGTTTCTCTGATGGTACTTTTGCGATGTGAAAGTTTTTGGGAAAAATTATTGATTCCTTCTTTCGTCTTTTTCTTTCAAAAACTTTATCCATTTCCTTGGGTAAACAATCCCAAAAATCCCACCGCCGCCGCCGCCGGGGGTTGCATTTTAATTCGTCGTCAAGCTTTAAATCGAGTTGGCGGTATCGAAGTAGTTAAACAAGCATTAATCGATGATTGTTCTTTAGCAAAAGCCGTGAAATTTCCAGGTAAAATTTGGTTGGGACTTACCCAAGAGACGCGCAGTTTGCGAACTTATTCTACTTTATCTAGTATTTGGGATATGGTGGCGCGAACGGCTTTTACTCAATTGAATTATTCCCCATTTTTGTTACTGGGAACGTTAATTGGTATGACATTGGTTTATATCGTTCCTCCAGTTGCCGCAATTGCTGGTGCGTTAACGGGAAATTGGTTAATTGCAGTAGTAGGGTTATTCACTTGGTTGCTGATGGCAATTGCTTATTTTCCGACGATTAACTTGTATAAACGTTCTTTTTTATGGTCTTTTTGTTTACCTGTAATTGCTTTTCTCTACACGCTGATGACTCTAGATTCAGCTTGGCGTCACTGGCGGGGACGTGGCGGCGCTTGGAAGGGGAGAGTTTATCCTGTAACTATTAATACACGGTCTTAG
- a CDS encoding GlsB/YeaQ/YmgE family stress response membrane protein encodes MNIIAWVILGLLAGAIAKAIYPGNQGGGILGTIILGIIGAFVGGTLATLLQTGRFTLAATSLSIPGLFVAVLGALVAIWIWNMINRRAYR; translated from the coding sequence ATGAATATTATTGCTTGGGTAATTTTAGGTCTACTTGCTGGTGCGATCGCAAAAGCTATCTATCCAGGTAATCAAGGTGGCGGCATTCTGGGTACAATTATCTTAGGTATTATCGGTGCTTTTGTAGGCGGCACTTTGGCCACCTTATTACAAACGGGAAGATTTACTCTCGCTGCCACTAGCCTGAGCATACCCGGTTTATTTGTCGCCGTACTCGGTGCTTTGGTGGCGATTTGGATCTGGAATATGATTAATCGCAGAGCCTACCGTTAA
- the shc gene encoding squalene--hopene cyclase: protein MQTQDKTKLSGLDEAIAASQDYLLSIQYPDGYWWAELESNVTITAEAVLLHKIWGTDKTRPLHKVETYLRKEQRSHGGWELFYGDGGDLSTSVEAYMALRLLGVSKDDPAMIAAREFILKRGGISKSRIFTKIHLALIGCYNWRGVPSIPPWIVLLPESFPFTIYEMSSWARSSTVPLIIVCDRKPVFITEPAITLDELYTEGADKVRYELPRNSDWSDIFVTLDDAFKLAENFNLVPFREEGLKAAEKWVLERQEVTGDWGGIIPAMLNSLLGLRCLNYDVADPIIERGLQALDRFAVEKDDIYWVQPCVSPVWDTALVMRSLVDSGIAPNHPALVRGGEWLLEKQILDYGDWAVKNKQGKPGAWAFEFINRFYPDVDDSAVVVMALNAIKLPNEALKNAAIARTVDWIATMQCKEGGWAAFDLDNDRNWLNSLPYADLKAMIDPNTADVTARVLEMVGRGNLSFDSYRLSRALEYLKKEQEPEGCWFGRWGVNYIYGTSGVLAALALVAPDSHRSNIERGAAWLVSCQNADGGWGETCFSYNDPSLKGKGDSTASQTAWALIGLLAAGEATGKFAKEAIDKGINYLVTTQLSDGTWDESYFTGTGFPCHFYLKYHLYLQHFPLTALGRYRAIFG from the coding sequence ATGCAAACACAGGACAAAACCAAGCTATCGGGTTTAGATGAAGCGATTGCAGCTTCGCAGGACTACTTGCTTTCCATCCAATATCCCGATGGTTACTGGTGGGCAGAGTTAGAATCGAACGTAACGATTACCGCAGAAGCCGTGTTACTCCACAAAATTTGGGGTACGGACAAGACAAGACCACTGCACAAAGTAGAAACTTATCTGCGGAAAGAACAACGATCGCACGGTGGATGGGAACTATTTTACGGCGATGGGGGAGACCTCAGCACGTCTGTCGAAGCTTACATGGCGCTGAGATTGCTGGGGGTATCGAAAGACGACCCCGCGATGATCGCAGCCCGCGAATTTATATTAAAACGAGGCGGCATTAGCAAATCGCGCATTTTTACCAAAATTCACTTAGCATTAATTGGCTGCTACAACTGGCGGGGCGTTCCCTCCATTCCACCTTGGATCGTGCTATTGCCAGAATCATTTCCCTTCACCATTTATGAAATGTCCAGTTGGGCACGCAGTAGCACGGTTCCTCTGATTATCGTATGCGATCGCAAACCCGTTTTCATCACCGAACCAGCCATCACTTTAGACGAACTTTATACAGAAGGTGCAGACAAAGTACGCTACGAATTACCCCGCAATTCTGATTGGTCGGATATATTTGTCACATTGGATGATGCCTTCAAACTAGCCGAAAATTTCAACCTAGTACCCTTCCGAGAAGAAGGATTGAAAGCAGCCGAAAAATGGGTATTAGAACGGCAAGAAGTCACCGGAGATTGGGGCGGCATCATTCCCGCCATGTTAAATTCCCTGTTAGGATTGCGCTGCTTAAATTATGATGTAGCAGACCCCATTATCGAAAGAGGATTGCAAGCACTCGATCGCTTCGCCGTTGAAAAAGACGATATTTATTGGGTACAACCTTGCGTTTCTCCAGTTTGGGATACTGCGTTAGTAATGCGAAGTTTAGTAGATTCTGGCATTGCACCAAATCACCCCGCATTAGTTCGTGGCGGCGAATGGTTGCTGGAAAAACAAATACTTGATTACGGAGATTGGGCAGTTAAAAACAAGCAAGGAAAACCAGGCGCTTGGGCATTTGAATTTATCAATCGCTTTTACCCAGATGTCGATGATTCGGCAGTAGTAGTGATGGCATTAAATGCAATTAAATTACCCAACGAAGCATTGAAAAATGCCGCCATTGCTAGAACTGTAGATTGGATTGCTACCATGCAATGTAAAGAAGGCGGTTGGGCAGCTTTCGATTTAGATAACGATCGAAACTGGCTAAATTCTTTGCCTTACGCTGACTTAAAAGCCATGATCGATCCCAACACCGCCGATGTTACCGCACGGGTGTTAGAAATGGTAGGGCGAGGCAACTTATCTTTTGACTCTTACCGCCTCAGTCGCGCCCTAGAATATCTGAAAAAAGAACAAGAACCAGAAGGCTGCTGGTTTGGGCGCTGGGGAGTTAACTATATCTATGGTACGAGTGGTGTTCTCGCTGCCTTGGCGTTAGTTGCACCAGATTCTCACCGCAGCAATATCGAACGGGGTGCAGCTTGGCTAGTGAGTTGTCAAAATGCGGATGGAGGATGGGGGGAAACTTGCTTTAGCTACAACGATCCTAGCTTGAAAGGAAAAGGTGATAGTACGGCTTCTCAAACTGCTTGGGCGTTAATTGGCTTATTAGCGGCGGGTGAAGCAACTGGGAAATTCGCCAAGGAAGCAATAGACAAGGGAATCAACTATCTTGTGACAACTCAACTCTCAGACGGTACTTGGGATGAGTCATATTTTACTGGTACGGGTTTTCCCTGCCATTTTTATCTGAAATATCATCTCTACTTACAACATTTTCCGCTGACAGCCTTGGGGCGTTACCGGGCAATTTTTGGTTAA
- a CDS encoding DUF2949 domain-containing protein codes for MKAKLINFLQEELSIPSASIALAERHSEECPNLIPMILWQYGLVNLSQLDRIFDWMETA; via the coding sequence ATGAAAGCCAAATTAATTAACTTTTTACAAGAAGAATTGTCCATCCCATCCGCTTCTATCGCTTTAGCAGAACGCCATAGCGAAGAATGCCCGAACCTAATCCCCATGATTCTTTGGCAATATGGACTGGTTAACTTATCCCAGTTAGACCGCATCTTTGATTGGATGGAAACAGCTTAG
- a CDS encoding DUF1824 family protein, whose protein sequence is MTTQNSTNLTVEQALKLLQKFSCIEVETIASASEKSLLQEALQLITSLCDYQNLGICAETVTQGFTILESYLKGLDYQIPFDTSNIPAIEGPVYIKFNTNKQSYYLDSYTGKYRGVLVSCQSSVNESISGTYGHFPLDLFL, encoded by the coding sequence ATGACTACACAAAACTCAACAAATCTTACAGTGGAACAAGCACTCAAATTGCTTCAGAAATTTAGCTGTATTGAGGTTGAAACGATCGCATCCGCATCAGAAAAATCCTTACTTCAAGAAGCATTACAGCTAATTACTAGTTTGTGCGACTATCAAAATCTCGGTATTTGTGCCGAAACTGTTACTCAAGGTTTTACCATCTTAGAAAGCTACTTAAAAGGTTTGGATTATCAAATTCCTTTCGATACTTCTAATATCCCCGCAATTGAAGGGCCGGTCTACATAAAATTTAACACCAATAAGCAATCCTATTATCTCGATTCTTACACGGGAAAATATCGCGGAGTTTTGGTATCTTGCCAGTCTTCTGTTAACGAATCAATCAGCGGCACTTATGGTCATTTCCCATTAGACTTATTTCTATAG
- a CDS encoding FAD-dependent oxidoreductase gives MSASTFQKPRVVVVGAGWAGLGATYHLAKQGYEVTLLEAGAVPGGLVAGWKTAGGRSVEAGIHGFWYPYKNIFSLINQLELNPFTNWTRSSQYSPAGLEVESPIFQEEPLLPTPLGTFLYTKFKRLPLIDRLSALPLLYTLIDFDNSDEAWRRYDKVTARELFKQFGVSARLYKDSFEPMLLVGLFAPGEQCSAAAALGMLYYFILAHQPNFDVVWCRGTVGEKIFRPWVDYIESIGGKVLTQRRVTDLIVDRNNRATGVVCGEEVFDADAVIFAVGITGMQKIVSSSPTLQSRQEFRDLSNLSAVDVLATRLWFDRKIDIPLPSNACFGFNPTTGWTFFDLNSLHDEYKNEPGTVVEADFYHANQFLHLSDAEIVSIVHRDLATCIPAFREAKVVDSSVVRLPRAVTHFFPGSYQYMLPGVTSFDNVFMSGDWIVTRHGSWSQEKAYVTGLEAANFAIELLGQGDKANILPIEADEPHIQVARTVNQLVRELGKGLLPDFWLP, from the coding sequence ATGAGTGCATCCACATTCCAAAAGCCACGGGTAGTCGTTGTCGGTGCGGGTTGGGCGGGCTTAGGTGCCACTTACCACCTAGCAAAACAAGGTTATGAAGTAACCCTTCTCGAAGCTGGTGCAGTACCGGGAGGCTTAGTAGCAGGGTGGAAAACCGCTGGCGGACGTTCTGTAGAAGCTGGGATTCACGGCTTTTGGTACCCTTATAAAAATATTTTTTCCCTGATTAATCAATTAGAATTAAATCCCTTCACTAATTGGACTCGTTCGAGTCAATATTCACCCGCAGGATTGGAAGTTGAATCGCCAATTTTTCAAGAAGAACCGCTACTGCCTACTCCGTTGGGAACTTTTCTTTATACTAAATTTAAAAGATTACCTTTAATCGATCGCCTTTCTGCTTTACCCCTACTATATACATTAATAGATTTTGATAATTCCGATGAAGCTTGGCGACGGTACGATAAAGTAACCGCCCGTGAATTATTCAAACAATTTGGGGTTTCTGCCAGACTATACAAAGATTCTTTTGAACCCATGTTATTAGTAGGATTGTTTGCCCCTGGCGAACAATGTTCTGCTGCCGCAGCTTTGGGTATGTTGTATTATTTTATCCTCGCCCATCAACCGAATTTCGATGTAGTTTGGTGTCGGGGAACGGTAGGAGAGAAGATATTTCGTCCTTGGGTAGACTACATCGAATCAATTGGCGGCAAAGTATTAACTCAACGGCGAGTAACTGACTTAATTGTCGATCGCAACAATCGCGCTACTGGCGTAGTTTGCGGTGAGGAAGTATTTGATGCAGATGCGGTAATCTTTGCAGTTGGTATTACCGGAATGCAAAAGATTGTCAGCAGCAGCCCTACTTTGCAAAGCCGTCAGGAATTTCGAGATTTGAGTAATTTGTCGGCAGTTGATGTGTTAGCAACTCGCTTGTGGTTCGATCGCAAAATCGATATCCCCCTTCCTTCTAATGCGTGTTTTGGCTTCAATCCTACTACTGGCTGGACGTTTTTCGACTTGAACAGCTTGCATGATGAGTATAAAAATGAACCTGGTACGGTAGTGGAAGCGGATTTTTATCACGCTAACCAGTTTTTACATCTAAGCGACGCAGAAATTGTTTCGATCGTTCATCGGGATTTAGCTACTTGTATTCCGGCGTTTCGAGAGGCGAAAGTAGTTGACAGCAGCGTAGTTCGTTTACCCCGTGCCGTTACTCATTTCTTCCCCGGCAGTTATCAGTATATGTTGCCGGGGGTAACTAGTTTTGATAATGTTTTTATGAGCGGGGATTGGATCGTTACTCGTCACGGTTCTTGGTCTCAGGAAAAGGCTTATGTTACTGGCTTGGAAGCGGCGAATTTTGCGATCGAACTTTTGGGACAGGGAGATAAGGCAAACATCCTACCCATAGAAGCTGATGAACCTCATATTCAAGTTGCCCGTACTGTTAATCAGTTGGTACGGGAGTTGGGGAAAGGTTTATTGCCTGATTTTTGGTTGCCGTGA
- a CDS encoding DUF1499 domain-containing protein — MVESTVEKHSPLKILMIVLLSLLLATIFLLWTTIAFPGGMTVFSGKRPTNIGVQAGKLAPCPNSPNCVNSQSQDSLHKIEPLTYNSTPAEAMANLKKVIESEERTKIITENSHYLYAEFTSKIMGFVDDVEFYLDENSNTIQVRSASRLGQSDLGVNRKRIETIRAKFQELKSAS, encoded by the coding sequence ATGGTTGAGTCCACAGTAGAAAAACATTCTCCTCTGAAAATCTTAATGATAGTCTTGTTATCGTTGCTGTTAGCCACTATATTTTTGCTATGGACAACGATCGCATTTCCGGGAGGAATGACCGTGTTTTCAGGAAAAAGACCCACTAACATCGGAGTACAAGCAGGCAAATTAGCCCCTTGTCCGAATAGCCCCAATTGCGTCAACAGCCAAAGTCAAGATTCTTTACATAAAATAGAGCCGCTTACTTATAATTCTACTCCCGCCGAGGCAATGGCTAATCTCAAAAAAGTCATTGAATCTGAAGAAAGAACCAAAATCATCACCGAAAATTCCCATTATCTCTATGCAGAATTCACCAGTAAAATTATGGGATTTGTCGATGATGTTGAATTCTATTTAGATGAAAATTCAAACACGATCCAAGTTCGTTCCGCTTCCCGTCTCGGTCAATCCGATCTGGGAGTCAATCGTAAACGCATAGAAACTATTCGCGCCAAATTTCAAGAACTCAAAAGTGCTTCTTAA
- a CDS encoding glycosyl hydrolase family 57: MLASTLPQLSELIDGFPNISGWESEIKSVVQQDRPVFLPKTNLQLDRVKAVFAIALHMHQPTIPAGHNGQLISNLQHMFEHPHQGDNHNATPFANCYSRMADFIPELVSKGCNPRIMLDYSGNLLWGLRQMGRGDILENLKRITVDPNYQPYVEWLGTMWSHAVVPSTPIPDIKLHIQAWQHNFAAIFGWEALSRVKGFSPPEMHLPNHPDTLFQFVKALKESGYRWLLVQEHSVETLTGQPLQFKHLPHRLIARNSDGETLSIIALIKTQGSDTKLVGQMQPYYEAKTLSPQKLGGVSIPPIVTQIGDGENGGVMMNEFPSAFFQACHEMAQNDGGKSGTVAMTGTEYLELIAAAGCHPDDYPTCQPIGQHLIWQQISPENCSPEAVANAIYEIKQTNHNFHMDGASWTNHISWVQGYENVLTPMNQLSALFHQKVDPLSATITKESAYRKALLYNLLLQTSCFRYWGQGGWTDYAREIYRQGEEILVNQL, encoded by the coding sequence ATGCTTGCTTCCACTCTTCCCCAATTATCCGAATTAATTGATGGATTCCCAAATATTTCTGGCTGGGAATCAGAAATTAAGTCAGTAGTTCAACAGGATCGACCAGTATTTCTACCTAAAACAAATCTGCAATTAGACCGAGTAAAAGCTGTTTTTGCGATCGCGCTGCATATGCACCAGCCTACCATACCAGCTGGGCATAATGGCCAACTCATCAGCAACCTGCAACATATGTTTGAACATCCCCATCAAGGGGATAATCACAACGCCACACCTTTCGCCAATTGTTATAGCCGCATGGCAGATTTTATCCCCGAATTAGTTAGCAAAGGTTGCAACCCTCGCATCATGTTAGATTATTCGGGAAACTTGCTTTGGGGACTCCGCCAAATGGGGCGCGGCGATATCTTAGAAAATCTCAAACGCATTACCGTTGACCCCAATTATCAGCCTTACGTAGAATGGTTGGGAACCATGTGGAGTCATGCAGTCGTTCCCTCTACACCAATACCCGATATTAAACTGCATATCCAAGCTTGGCAACATAATTTCGCTGCCATTTTTGGTTGGGAAGCATTATCTCGCGTCAAAGGATTTTCTCCTCCAGAAATGCACCTACCCAATCATCCGGATACCTTATTTCAATTCGTGAAAGCACTCAAAGAAAGCGGATATCGTTGGCTATTAGTGCAAGAACATTCTGTCGAAACACTTACCGGACAACCCCTGCAATTCAAACACTTACCCCACCGTTTAATCGCCCGTAATTCCGATGGAGAAACTCTCAGCATCATCGCTTTAATTAAAACCCAAGGTTCCGACACCAAACTAGTAGGACAAATGCAGCCTTACTACGAAGCAAAAACCCTTTCTCCCCAAAAATTAGGTGGGGTTTCCATCCCACCAATAGTTACTCAAATTGGCGATGGAGAAAATGGCGGCGTGATGATGAATGAATTTCCCAGCGCCTTTTTCCAAGCTTGTCATGAAATGGCACAAAATGATGGTGGCAAATCCGGTACTGTAGCCATGACGGGTACGGAATACTTAGAATTAATTGCAGCGGCTGGTTGCCATCCCGATGATTATCCTACCTGCCAGCCAATCGGTCAACATCTAATTTGGCAGCAAATTTCCCCAGAAAATTGTAGCCCGGAAGCAGTAGCCAATGCTATCTATGAAATCAAACAAACTAACCATAATTTTCACATGGATGGCGCTTCTTGGACAAATCATATCAGTTGGGTACAAGGATACGAAAATGTCTTGACTCCCATGAATCAACTCAGCGCTTTATTCCATCAAAAAGTCGATCCGTTATCGGCAACCATTACTAAAGAATCTGCCTACCGAAAAGCATTACTGTACAATCTTTTACTGCAAACTAGTTGTTTTCGTTATTGGGGACAAGGTGGTTGGACGGACTACGCCCGTGAAATTTACCGACAAGGTGAAGAAATTTTAGTCAATCAATTGTGA
- the cas6 gene encoding CRISPR system precrRNA processing endoribonuclease RAMP protein Cas6, giving the protein MEENSGNAIAGLKVILQPLSNSDRSVSLTNWLPPSPNIPIWVNLTKSGDITKVMPILPEAKHYPLLLDSISRQINQNKIVQWQGKTYQINDIEIDRHSLHVLHVSLTPAKTLPSTMGRAIHARFFKWLAATNPDLAEEIHSSKSLPVTLALRSNTFRQNFYLRISILQKALLAPLLWGLSQDLGVDINLAHIDCRLGNSLEIVKSTTFEELVKIPSCHLIEIEFVSPTSFKQEQNVQALPLPELVFDNLWRRWNTFAPENLHFPAIKWHCLVSAFDIKTYALKMKGGPEIGAQGWVRYLFPKPEEAAIATTLANFAVFAGIGRKTGMGMGQVKIITESR; this is encoded by the coding sequence ATGGAAGAAAATTCTGGTAATGCGATCGCTGGTTTAAAAGTCATTTTACAACCTTTGTCAAATAGCGATCGATCGGTTTCCTTAACTAATTGGCTTCCCCCCTCGCCAAACATACCAATTTGGGTTAATTTAACTAAAAGTGGCGACATTACCAAGGTAATGCCAATTTTACCAGAAGCAAAACATTATCCTTTATTATTAGATTCTATTTCTCGTCAAATAAATCAAAATAAAATAGTGCAGTGGCAAGGCAAAACGTATCAAATTAACGATATCGAAATAGACCGTCATTCCTTGCACGTATTGCACGTTTCCCTCACCCCAGCCAAAACATTACCATCCACGATGGGACGTGCCATTCATGCCCGATTTTTTAAATGGTTAGCCGCCACCAATCCAGATTTAGCAGAAGAAATTCACTCGTCTAAAAGTTTACCAGTAACCCTTGCATTGAGATCCAATACTTTCCGTCAAAACTTCTATTTAAGAATTAGTATATTACAAAAAGCTCTGTTAGCGCCTCTACTTTGGGGTTTGAGTCAAGATTTAGGAGTTGATATTAATTTAGCCCATATCGATTGTCGGTTGGGAAACAGTTTAGAAATTGTCAAAAGTACTACTTTTGAAGAATTAGTCAAGATACCAAGCTGCCATTTAATTGAAATCGAGTTTGTTTCTCCTACCAGTTTTAAACAAGAACAAAACGTCCAAGCTTTACCATTACCAGAATTAGTATTCGATAACTTATGGCGACGTTGGAACACTTTCGCACCGGAAAATTTACATTTTCCCGCGATTAAATGGCATTGTTTAGTATCGGCATTTGACATTAAAACTTATGCCCTCAAAATGAAAGGTGGGCCAGAAATTGGCGCTCAAGGTTGGGTGCGGTACTTGTTCCCCAAACCAGAAGAAGCTGCGATCGCAACTACCCTAGCCAATTTTGCCGTTTTTGCCGGAATCGGACGGAAAACAGGCATGGGAATGGGACAAGTAAAAATTATTACCGAATCTCGCTAA